The genomic DNA GGGACGAGACCGTCAGGCCGGCCAGCCGCAGCCGGGTCTCGATCTCCTGGGTGCGCTGCTTCACCAGGCCGGGCTTCCCGTGGACGCTGTGGATGCTGTCGCTGCTGGAGCTCCGCGTCAGGTTGGAGCTCCGCGAGGACGACGGCGTGTAGCAGATGGTCTTGAGGAAGTCCTTCGTGAAGCTGCTCATGTGGTCTGTTTTGCACAGGACGGGCGTGGAGGTCTTCTGAGAGACCCCTCCCACGAGGAGCGCTTTCTGCAGCTTCTGGGCGTCCAGCTCTGCATCTGCAGGGACGGAGAGCGGCGGCCCCAGGAGAGGGAGCTGGCCCTCGTGGGCCATCAGCTCTTGGCTCTCCTCGGGGATGGTGGCGTCTGCCAGGCCGCCGGGGCTCTCCCGGGCCTGCACGGCCGTCTCGGGCGGCAGGCTTTTCAGGCGCTCCAGTTCTTTGGTGTGCTTCCGGACCAAGCCGGCTTTCTGGAGCTGAAGGAGGGACTCTTGATGCTGCATTAAGTAACTGTTGGCGGTTGGCTTTTCCAACTCCTTACTGAACAGCAAGTACTTCAGGTCTTTCGTCTGCCGGAGATCTTTCCTCGGCGGAGAGTCCTCTTTCGGCACTtcactgaggctcttctcgcAGAGGGAATGCCTCTGGCCAGGCAAGGCCCCGGCGGGCGTCTTGGGCAGGTCTCTGACCTTCTCCAAAGTCTCACATTGCCAGCCGGCGGCGGGCTTACCAGCCTCGATATCCGGCACGTCCCCAGCTGCCAGCACCGAAGGCAAGCTGTGGGTTTTCGCTCTGCGGATTTCCCTGGCAGAGGACTCGCAAAAGGTCTGCTCCAGAAAGGCGGGGGCGCCGTGCGGGAGGAACGAGGGCTGAGTGCAGACGGTGGAGCTGGGGCATGGAGGAACTGGACACGGGCCCTCGCGGGGCTCTCCAAAGGCCTCGGTGGCGGAGACGCCGGTGGAGGCATACATGCAGTCGGCACAAGACTTGTAGGGAGGCTTCACCTTGCTGAGGATTCCAAAGATGGCGTCGTGCTGAAAAGGGGCAAGAGAGGAAATTCAGAGGAAAGGAGAGTTCTGACAGACCTACGTCACCCGATCAAAGACATCTGAGTCCATTCGTGATGTGCATTTTAGtccctaagccaggggttcctccagatgtggctgaactacaactcccagcatcccctgtaaattgtagctgggggtgctgggagttgaagttcagccaCACCTGGAGGAACCCCGGTGGGGAAGCACTGCCCTAAAGCTGCCAATCAACTGATTAAATCTGCatgtgtgagaaacaggatgctgggatgGGGCCCAATCTGTGACCCATCAAGTGGGGGGGTACCCACCTGCTACTTATGGGGGCCCTCCAAGAACCTGGCAGGCCCTCctggttttgctgcctgcctgggaacaCAAGGCAGGTAGGGTGGGCATCCATCAGGCCTGGTGGGCTGTCTCTGGCTTGCTGGGCAGTGGAGCAGAACTGCTCAGGATGGACTCTGAAGCGTCGAAGCCAAACAAGGGTCCATCCTGTCCAGACCGTTGGAATCTCAGCAAGCCAAAGACAGcctcatcccacccccacccccagatgaatcaggagaagaagagaaaggcaaagaAGTCCATCCTAACTGGAAGGCCAAACTCAGCACGAGCGGAACTGGTTTGCAGAGCCTGCCATAGTCAGAGGCAGCCCAGCTTGGGGACAGGATCGGGGAGGGTTGGGGTCCAAGCCCCTCCTTGGGAAGCCCCGTTCCACCTTTGCCAATCAGAAAGTACAGCAGCCCAACTTCTGGCGAGGGCCAACGCAGCCCTGAATGGCTACATAAATTAGTAGGAAGCCATATGCCGTCCAGGAGGGTTTGAATGGCTCAGAGAGTATTCCGCCAAAGCAGAAGCCGGGACTCTCGGAGAGAGAGCGCCAcctagaggggagggagggagggcgagaaAGAGACCCAGGCAGGCGGAGGGAGAGGCTGGCGGGGAGAACGAGGGTCACCGCCAGTCAGGTAGGTGGGCCAGTCCACGGTGCTTCTGTGGACACGGGACTGTGGATGCCACCCCAGGGTGCAGAGAACTGCACGCGCGAGAAGTGTTACAGCAATTAGCCGGACTCTGCTCCTTCGCAGAGccaaggaggaagaagaggagccgGGTTTCTAAGAGGCCTGGCCACCACCGTGGCGAAAAACAGCGGTGGAGAAAAACAGCGTCAAAGCATCCAGCGTCCCGCATCCTCCCGATGAGTCAGGATTTCCTCCTCCCGGCTTGAGCCAGCCACAGAAAGCGGCCTGCCTGGCTAGAGCAGCTGGCCCCCCAACACAGCCCCGCTGCTTTCGGAGCTGGGTGggagacctccctccctccctcgcctgcctgcctgcctcttcctgccCCGGCTTCGGTGCCAGCCTAGCCACTGATGGGAGTCCTGGATGTCGGGTGCCCTCCAGGGACACAAACTGGCCCTGCCCGGGGACAGAGGGCTCCCTCTCGCCCACGCAGTGCCACGGGCAGCTCTTCGCTCGGCCCACGCCTACCTCAAAGTCCTCCGGGCAgctccttttgctgctgctgctgctgttgttgttgaggTTCTCGCAGTTCAGCcggctctcctcctgctgccacctctcCACGGGCTTCTCCTCTCGGCCGCCTTCTTCCTCTGAGCCGCCAAGCCGAGGAAGGGCTCCATCCTCAGGGGCCTTCTCCCCGACCGCGGGCCCTTCCGCTTCCTCCCTGCCCGTCAGCTCTCCTGCTTCGGGCCGGGCCGAGGGCTCCGGGAGGGGCAGGGCAGCCGCTGAGCCGGCCTCTTCCAGGAGCACGTCTCTCTCCAGGTCCTCCACCTGGAAAAAGGAGTCCCTGCTGCCGGGCAAGGAGTCGGAGAGGCGCCGGAAGCAGTAATGGAAGCCCACGGCTTCCGGGGGCGCTCGGGGGTCCGCGCAGGGGGGCTGGCAAGCAGGGTCCAGGTCCACCTCCAGGCCCCCCAGCAGGAAGCCGCTCGGCCCGCCGGGGCCGTCCAAGCTCTGGGGGAGGCTGTCCTCCGACTGCTGCTTCCACAGCTTGTTATGGCGCTGTTTGCTGTGGGAAGGGAgacagagagaagaaagaaaagaaagaaaagaaagaaaaagaaagaaaaagaaaagaaagaaaagaaagaaagaaaaggaggccGTTACTGCAGCCGAGGCGCCTCCAATGCGGGTGGCAACTGTCGATCCCTGCTCCAGTCGCTCGTGGAAAACACCACCTCgggcaagcagtgttccctctaatttttattatcagtgagtggaaagctcactttttgttctgggcagcagcataaaggcagtgtgtgcgcacaacacacacacactctctctctctctctctctctctctctctcacacacacacacacacacacacacacacacacacaca from Hemicordylus capensis ecotype Gifberg chromosome 15, rHemCap1.1.pri, whole genome shotgun sequence includes the following:
- the SSH1 gene encoding protein phosphatase Slingshot homolog 1 isoform X2, with the translated sequence MNLSDFADFCFSFGPARCFCCSKKSRPKHLSESFFMVKGAALFLQQGNSPQGPRSLPHPHKHAGDLPQHLQVMINLLRCEDRIKLAVRLESAWTDRVRYMVVVYSSGRQDTEENILLGVDFSSKESKSCTIGMVLRLWSDTKIHLDGDGGFSVSTAGRMHIFKPVSVQAMWSALQILHKSCEVARRHNYFPSGMALVWATYYESCIASDQSCINEWNAMQDLESTRPDSPALYVDKPTERERAERLIKAKLRSIMMSKDLENVTSKEIRNELEKHMSCNLKEFKEFIDNEMLLILGQMDKPSLIFDHLYLGSEWNASNLEELRVSGVDYILNVTREIDNFFPGLFAYHNIRVYDEETTDLLAHWNEAYHFINKAKKNRSKCLVHCKMGVSRSASTVIAYAMKEFDWSLEKAYNYVKQKRSIARPNAGFMRQLLEYEGILDASKQRHNKLWKQQSEDSLPQSLDGPGGPSGFLLGGLEVDLDPACQPPCADPRAPPEAVGFHYCFRRLSDSLPGSRDSFFQVEDLERDVLLEEAGSAAALPLPEPSARPEAGELTGREEAEGPAVGEKAPEDGALPRLGGSEEEGGREEKPVERWQQEESRLNCENLNNNSSSSSKRSCPEDFEHDAIFGILSKVKPPYKSCADCMYASTGVSATEAFGEPREGPCPVPPCPSSTVCTQPSFLPHGAPAFLEQTFCESSAREIRRAKTHSLPSVLAAGDVPDIEAGKPAAGWQCETLEKVRDLPKTPAGALPGQRHSLCEKSLSEVPKEDSPPRKDLRQTKDLKYLLFSKELEKPTANSYLMQHQESLLQLQKAGLVRKHTKELERLKSLPPETAVQARESPGGLADATIPEESQELMAHEGQLPLLGPPLSVPADAELDAQKLQKALLVGGVSQKTSTPVLCKTDHMSSFTKDFLKTICYTPSSSRSSNLTRSSSSDSIHSVHGKPGLVKQRTQEIETRLRLAGLTVSSPLKRSNSLAKLGSLDLSSEDLTSDADLSALTDSREAQPSRSSGPCDHPRAPLKDTGAGAKLLARSTTGQLRSMLWMGKS